Proteins from a genomic interval of Salinarchaeum sp. Harcht-Bsk1:
- a CDS encoding RNA-binding domain-containing protein, translating to MIDEGGTETDDDATTDGGRSPTDDGTSPTDGAVYKVDVEVTAPVYPTEVTDRVADAIHNLFPEAEIEHREGELAGTAHSMERFSELLHEREILDTARDQFFANRRGDTVSFDLKKQAAFEGLVNFAVGQPDEVGELHVRVRVDEPSVEAYVDHVAPRTEDGRPVGSE from the coding sequence GTGATTGACGAAGGGGGCACCGAGACCGACGACGACGCCACGACTGACGGCGGGAGGTCACCCACCGACGACGGAACGTCCCCGACCGACGGCGCCGTCTACAAGGTCGACGTCGAGGTCACCGCGCCGGTGTACCCGACGGAGGTGACCGACCGGGTCGCCGACGCCATCCACAACCTCTTCCCCGAGGCCGAAATCGAGCATCGCGAGGGTGAACTCGCCGGCACCGCCCACTCGATGGAGCGCTTCTCCGAACTGCTCCACGAGCGGGAGATCCTCGACACCGCTCGCGATCAGTTCTTTGCGAACCGTCGCGGCGACACGGTCAGTTTCGACCTCAAGAAGCAGGCCGCCTTCGAGGGGCTGGTGAACTTCGCCGTCGGCCAGCCCGACGAGGTGGGCGAGCTGCACGTCCGCGTCCGCGTGGACGAGCCCAGCGTCGAGGCCTACGTCGATCACGTCGCGCCGCGAACGGAGGACGGTCGGCCAGTGGGTTCGGAGTGA
- a CDS encoding low specificity L-threonine aldolase: protein MIDLRSDTVTTPSNAMRDAARDADVGDDVYGEDPTVNELEAAVADRLGFEAAVFVPTGTMGNQIAIRTHTEPGQEILVDREAHVFNWEVGGLALHSGLQTRPFEETVRRDGRERGVPTPEAIESGYVEESVHRAGTGLVSLENTHNGRGGLAIAPERIDAAAEAAHDLGVPVHLDGARLFNAAVAHDVPAERFTRQVDSAMVCLSKGLGAPIGSMLAGSAEFVEAARRNRKLLGGGMRQAGIVAAPGLLALDSVDRLADDHRNADRLAVGLADLPGLDVVAPETNIVLVDVSDAAQDAAAFKQACADAGVACTTMDETTARFCTHRNVDKADVDEALSLVADVVQD, encoded by the coding sequence ATGATCGATCTCCGCTCGGACACCGTCACCACGCCCAGCAACGCGATGCGCGACGCTGCCAGGGACGCCGACGTCGGCGACGACGTCTACGGCGAGGACCCGACCGTCAACGAACTCGAAGCCGCGGTCGCCGACCGACTCGGCTTCGAGGCGGCCGTCTTCGTCCCGACCGGGACGATGGGCAACCAGATCGCGATCCGCACCCACACCGAACCCGGTCAGGAGATCCTCGTCGATCGGGAGGCGCACGTCTTCAACTGGGAGGTGGGCGGCCTCGCCCTCCACAGCGGCCTCCAGACCCGGCCGTTCGAGGAGACCGTCCGCCGCGACGGCCGAGAGCGCGGCGTCCCCACGCCCGAGGCGATCGAATCCGGCTACGTCGAGGAATCGGTCCACCGCGCCGGCACGGGATTGGTGAGTCTCGAGAACACTCACAACGGGCGGGGCGGGCTCGCGATTGCCCCCGAGCGGATCGACGCGGCCGCCGAGGCCGCCCACGACCTCGGCGTACCGGTGCATCTCGACGGGGCCCGGTTGTTCAACGCCGCCGTCGCTCACGACGTGCCCGCCGAGCGGTTCACACGGCAGGTCGACTCCGCGATGGTATGCCTCTCGAAGGGGCTGGGTGCGCCGATCGGCTCGATGCTCGCCGGATCCGCCGAGTTCGTCGAGGCCGCTCGCCGCAACCGGAAGCTCCTCGGCGGCGGGATGCGCCAGGCCGGGATCGTCGCCGCGCCAGGGCTGCTCGCCCTCGATTCGGTCGACCGGCTCGCCGACGATCACCGGAACGCGGACCGACTCGCCGTCGGTCTCGCGGACCTTCCGGGCCTCGACGTCGTCGCTCCGGAGACCAACATCGTCCTCGTGGACGTGAGCGACGCCGCGCAGGACGCGGCAGCGTTCAAGCAGGCCTGCGCGGACGCCGGCGTCGCCTGTACGACGATGGACGAGACGACCGCGCGCTTCTGTACCCACCGGAACGTGGACAAAGCCGACGTCGACGAGGCGCTGTCGCTCGTCGCGGACGTCGTTCAGGACTGA
- a CDS encoding CARDB domain-containing protein, with product MYSRLALVACALALVAVPAIVLAGGAGSADGGPGTAAATVDTPNGSIISLSPATGPNGQYASVNGDDELELAFGDLNRNATTTADSVFVINVTAASPVALRIEDDAPGVGFYWAGDPAANANESRTVQPGQSVAVGVRADSVGAIDDGNFTVVAEEPSQTGGGGGGFYVPPEDDGDLTVVDADVSPPEIAVGESATATATVVNGGDSTASGTVELVIDGTVVDQQTVTVAGDGSETVSFDRTFQQTGEFAVAVDGLDAGTVTVSAGAEASGFSVANASLSPSVIQPGDATTITANVTNHDGAAAFFRAELSVGGVVVEQRPVRIGPGETVQVSFERTFDRRGGYEIVIGGTEAGTLRVEDSATTSMRRYGSEYGWLLGAATVPTIGGAFVAARRRRQVLDD from the coding sequence ATGTACTCCCGGCTCGCACTGGTCGCGTGCGCACTCGCGCTCGTAGCGGTGCCCGCGATCGTGCTGGCCGGCGGGGCAGGCAGCGCTGACGGCGGGCCCGGAACCGCAGCGGCGACGGTCGACACGCCCAACGGCTCGATCATTTCTCTCTCGCCGGCGACTGGTCCGAACGGCCAGTACGCCAGCGTGAACGGCGACGACGAACTCGAGCTGGCGTTCGGCGACCTGAATCGGAACGCGACCACGACCGCCGATAGCGTCTTCGTGATCAACGTCACGGCAGCGTCGCCGGTGGCGCTCCGGATCGAGGACGACGCGCCGGGGGTCGGCTTCTACTGGGCCGGAGATCCTGCCGCAAACGCGAACGAATCCCGGACCGTCCAGCCCGGCCAATCCGTCGCCGTGGGCGTTCGAGCCGACAGCGTCGGCGCGATCGACGACGGGAACTTCACAGTCGTCGCCGAGGAGCCGAGCCAGACCGGCGGCGGCGGTGGCGGCTTCTACGTGCCACCGGAGGACGACGGCGACCTGACCGTCGTCGACGCCGACGTCTCGCCCCCCGAGATCGCGGTTGGCGAATCTGCGACGGCGACGGCGACGGTCGTCAACGGCGGCGATTCGACGGCCAGCGGGACGGTCGAACTCGTGATCGACGGGACCGTCGTCGACCAGCAGACGGTGACTGTGGCGGGTGACGGCAGCGAGACCGTCAGCTTCGATCGCACGTTCCAGCAGACCGGCGAGTTCGCGGTTGCAGTCGACGGGCTGGATGCCGGCACGGTGACGGTCTCGGCCGGCGCCGAGGCGAGTGGCTTCAGCGTCGCGAACGCCTCGCTCTCACCGAGCGTGATCCAGCCCGGTGACGCGACGACGATCACCGCGAACGTCACGAACCACGACGGCGCGGCCGCGTTCTTCCGGGCGGAGCTGTCCGTCGGCGGCGTCGTCGTCGAGCAACGGCCCGTGCGAATCGGGCCCGGCGAGACCGTGCAGGTGTCATTCGAACGGACGTTCGATCGTCGCGGGGGCTACGAAATCGTGATCGGCGGGACCGAAGCCGGAACGCTCCGGGTCGAGGACTCGGCGACGACCTCGATGCGGCGGTACGGTAGCGAGTACGGCTGGCTGCTCGGCGCGGCGACGGTGCCGACGATCGGCGGCGCGTTCGTCGCGGCGCGACGACGGCGGCAGGTCCTCGACGACTGA
- a CDS encoding ORC1-type DNA replication protein, whose translation MDGDPEEGMLAWDETVFRDERVFEIDYVPETFAHRESELENLKYALRPAVRGARPLNALVRGPPGTGKTTAIHKLFGELGAAADVSTVRVNCQVNDTRYAVFSRLFEHVFDYEPPASGVSFKKLFRQITERLVENEEILVVALDDVNYLFYENEASDTLYSMLRAHEEQGGAKIGVFVVSSDPDLDVIDELDGRVQSVFRPEKVYFPTYGQAELVDILGERVERGFNEGVVGPDVLDRVADLTAQSGDVRVGLDLLRRAGLNAEMRGSREVILEDVQEAFEAAKYVHLTHSLRTLSDSEAELVEVLAEHDGEQAGAVYEAFHDATDLGYTRYSEIVNKLDELGIVEAEYADLEGRGRSRELTLAYDADAVLDRLER comes from the coding sequence ATGGATGGGGACCCCGAGGAGGGGATGCTCGCGTGGGACGAGACGGTGTTCCGTGACGAGCGCGTCTTCGAGATCGACTACGTGCCAGAGACGTTCGCGCACCGCGAGTCCGAACTCGAGAATCTGAAGTACGCGCTCCGCCCGGCGGTGCGGGGCGCGCGGCCGCTGAACGCGCTGGTGCGTGGCCCGCCAGGGACCGGGAAGACCACGGCGATCCACAAGCTCTTCGGCGAGCTGGGCGCCGCCGCGGACGTCTCGACGGTGCGGGTGAACTGCCAGGTCAACGACACCCGCTACGCCGTCTTCTCCCGACTCTTCGAGCACGTCTTCGACTACGAACCGCCGGCCTCGGGCGTCTCCTTCAAGAAGCTGTTTCGCCAGATCACCGAACGGCTCGTCGAGAACGAGGAGATCCTCGTCGTGGCGCTCGACGACGTGAACTACCTGTTCTACGAGAACGAGGCCTCGGACACGCTGTACTCGATGCTCCGGGCCCACGAGGAGCAGGGCGGCGCGAAGATCGGCGTGTTCGTCGTCTCCTCGGATCCGGACCTCGACGTGATCGACGAGCTGGACGGCCGCGTCCAGAGCGTGTTCCGGCCCGAGAAGGTCTACTTCCCGACCTACGGTCAGGCAGAGCTCGTCGACATATTGGGCGAGCGCGTCGAGCGAGGCTTCAACGAGGGCGTCGTCGGGCCGGACGTGCTCGACCGCGTCGCGGACCTGACCGCCCAGAGCGGCGACGTCCGGGTCGGCCTGGACCTCCTGCGCCGTGCCGGCCTCAACGCCGAGATGCGGGGCAGCCGCGAGGTGATCCTCGAGGACGTGCAGGAGGCCTTCGAGGCCGCGAAGTACGTCCACCTCACCCACAGCCTCCGGACGCTCTCGGACTCGGAGGCCGAACTCGTCGAGGTGCTCGCCGAGCACGACGGCGAGCAGGCCGGCGCCGTCTACGAGGCGTTCCACGACGCCACCGACCTGGGCTACACCCGTTACTCCGAGATCGTCAACAAGCTCGACGAGCTGGGCATCGTCGAGGCAGAGTACGCCGATCTCGAGGGCCGGGGACGCTCCCGCGAGCTCACGCTGGCCTACGACGCCGACGCCGTGCTCGACCGGCTCGAACGCTAA
- a CDS encoding aminopeptidase — MDPRIREHAEILIDHSVGLEEGDNVVISAPPVAEDLVVALVEVVGDRGGKPLTLLGSDRVGRAYLKSAEEFETPEHTLAMVEESDVHISVRANENVTETSDVDPETNSAHTQAMMPVREERLSKQWNLTQFPAPANAQLAEMSTEAYENFVWDAITKDWEAQAAHQQQMVDRMDDADEVRIVSGDTTDVTMKLGDNPTINDDAEHNLPGGEVFTAPIPDSVEGEVLFDLPLYHQGREVEDAYLKFEGGEVVEHSAAKNEEVLTEVLETDDGARRLGELGIGMNRDIDRFTYNMLFDEKMGDTVHMAVGRAYGDTVAEGNEQNKSAVHVDMIVDMSEDSRIELDGEVVQQNGTFVFEDGFEG; from the coding sequence ATGGACCCGCGCATTCGGGAGCACGCCGAGATCCTGATCGATCACTCGGTCGGACTGGAGGAGGGAGACAACGTCGTCATCAGCGCGCCGCCGGTCGCTGAGGACCTCGTGGTCGCGCTCGTCGAGGTCGTCGGTGACCGCGGCGGGAAGCCCCTGACGCTCCTGGGGAGCGACAGGGTCGGCCGGGCGTACCTCAAATCCGCCGAGGAGTTCGAGACGCCCGAGCACACCCTCGCGATGGTCGAGGAGAGCGACGTCCACATCTCGGTGCGGGCCAACGAGAACGTCACCGAGACGAGCGACGTCGACCCCGAGACCAACTCCGCGCACACCCAGGCGATGATGCCCGTGCGCGAGGAGCGTCTCTCCAAGCAGTGGAACCTCACGCAGTTCCCGGCGCCCGCGAACGCCCAGCTCGCGGAGATGAGCACCGAGGCGTACGAGAACTTCGTCTGGGACGCGATCACGAAGGACTGGGAGGCCCAGGCCGCCCACCAGCAGCAGATGGTCGACCGGATGGACGACGCCGACGAGGTCCGGATCGTCTCCGGCGACACCACCGACGTGACGATGAAACTCGGCGACAACCCGACGATCAACGACGACGCCGAGCACAACCTCCCGGGCGGCGAGGTCTTCACGGCGCCGATCCCCGACTCCGTCGAGGGCGAGGTCCTCTTCGACCTGCCGCTGTACCACCAGGGCCGCGAGGTCGAGGACGCCTATCTGAAGTTCGAGGGCGGCGAGGTGGTCGAGCACTCCGCGGCCAAGAACGAGGAGGTTCTCACCGAAGTCCTCGAGACCGACGACGGCGCGCGCCGCCTCGGCGAACTCGGCATCGGGATGAACCGCGACATCGACCGTTTCACCTACAACATGCTCTTCGACGAGAAGATGGGCGACACCGTCCACATGGCGGTGGGGCGGGCCTACGGCGACACCGTCGCCGAGGGCAACGAGCAGAACAAGTCCGCCGTGCACGTCGACATGATCGTCGACATGAGCGAGGACTCCCGGATCGAACTCGACGGGGAAGTGGTGCAGCAGAACGGGACCTTCGTCTTCGAGGACGGCTTCGAGGGCTGA
- a CDS encoding DMT family transporter yields the protein MSARRNALLFLALAAVWGSAFVAITAGLEYFPPVLFAALRYDVAGIIMLAYAYATTDQPLPRGRDQWAVVAVGAALLIAAYHALLFVGQQHTTSATAAIVVSLSPVLTTGFARIALPQERLTVVGLFGLGLGLVGVGLIARPDPDNLLAPDAVGVPLIAGAAAAFALGSVLTQRADTELPTITMEAWAMLGGALLMHAVSLAMPGESLAGVTLTAEALLAIGYLSVVASAAGFLLYFALLDRLGPIEVNLVSYVAPIVAAVVGWLLLGETVDAVTVAGFCTIAAGFALVKRRALAEEVVALRSLLRGEKREKS from the coding sequence GTGTCCGCACGACGGAACGCGCTCCTGTTTCTCGCACTGGCTGCCGTCTGGGGATCGGCGTTCGTCGCGATCACCGCCGGGCTGGAGTACTTCCCGCCGGTGCTGTTCGCCGCGCTGCGGTACGACGTCGCCGGCATCATCATGCTCGCGTACGCGTACGCAACGACCGACCAGCCGCTTCCCCGTGGCCGCGACCAGTGGGCAGTCGTCGCGGTCGGGGCGGCGCTCCTGATCGCCGCCTACCACGCGCTGCTGTTCGTCGGGCAGCAACACACCACGAGTGCGACGGCGGCGATCGTCGTCAGCCTCTCGCCGGTGCTCACGACGGGATTCGCACGGATCGCGCTTCCACAGGAACGGCTCACGGTGGTCGGCCTGTTCGGGCTCGGCCTCGGCCTGGTCGGCGTGGGGCTCATCGCGCGCCCGGATCCCGACAACCTCCTCGCACCCGACGCGGTGGGGGTGCCGTTGATCGCGGGCGCCGCCGCGGCGTTCGCGCTCGGGAGCGTCCTCACCCAGCGAGCCGACACCGAACTGCCGACGATCACGATGGAGGCCTGGGCGATGCTCGGTGGCGCGCTCCTCATGCACGCCGTGAGCCTCGCGATGCCCGGGGAGTCCCTGGCCGGCGTGACGCTCACCGCGGAGGCGCTGCTCGCCATCGGCTACCTCTCCGTCGTCGCGAGCGCCGCCGGATTCTTGCTGTACTTCGCCCTGCTCGATCGGCTCGGTCCGATCGAGGTGAACCTCGTCTCCTACGTTGCGCCCATCGTCGCCGCAGTGGTAGGGTGGCTGCTCCTCGGCGAGACCGTCGACGCGGTGACGGTCGCCGGCTTCTGTACGATCGCCGCCGGGTTCGCGCTGGTCAAGCGACGTGCGCTGGCCGAAGAGGTCGTGGCACTCCGGTCGTTACTGCGGGGCGAGAAGCGGGAGAAGTCCTGA
- the leuS gene encoding leucine--tRNA ligase, whose protein sequence is MTTGEPEPQERRFDHREIEPAWQAAWDDADVFRIEDDETDPEYVLAMFPYTSGNLHMGHVRNYTITDAYARFERMRGESVLHPMGWDSFGLPAENAAEERDTNPRDWTLSCIDSMKEQLNRMGFGYDWEREVTTCDPDYYRWNQWFFQRFREEGLVDRRAEEINWCPSCETVLADEQVETPDGDAGSGEGGVTGEGICWRCDSVVETRELDQWVFTITDYADELLEALDDLDGWPNNVREMQRNWIGRQEGDSVEFELTTGDSVEIFTTRLDTIHGATFFAMSPGHEVAQRMAENPEEYPEVAEYVERAEALGDDEELPETSGAFTGEFATNPATGEEIPVYVADYVLEDVGTGALYAVPAHDDRDHAFAEEHEIPIQQVVEPAADADADPESIDVQEAAYTPDGILINSGEYDGLESAAAREEFVDVFDGEHRVEFRLRDWLISRQRYWGTPIPMIDCEDCGYVPVPEDDLPVELPEFVHTTGNPLDAAEDWKHVDCPECGGDAVRETDTMDTFVDSSWYFLRYCSPDLDDAPFDHDRASDWMPVDQYVGGIEHAVMHLLYARFFTKMLDDMDLLSGTREPFTNLTNQGMVLGEDGNKMSKSRGNGVSPQRMIDEYGADTARLFTMEAAQPQKEFAWSPEGVESAHQYLQGVYDLATRVEEGAFEDSADGDGEGVAAYVERETDATVATATEEYEAFRFNHALQSTRELVSLLRRYADRDDATQEPIERGIDTVARILGPVAPHVTEEIWSLLDRDGLLAEASWPDAEPPADYEIEARLVENTREDVRDIVDVADIEDPQRIEVAVAPQWKHDAIEIATNADGDVVGAVMSDEDLQRHGNEAADFAKDLAGNAEAIDEQLSPEGELAALERAAWLLRDEFGADVEILSAADADDDLASKAEPGRPAIHIEE, encoded by the coding sequence ATGACCACCGGAGAGCCGGAGCCACAGGAGCGCCGGTTCGACCATCGCGAGATCGAACCTGCGTGGCAGGCGGCCTGGGACGACGCCGACGTGTTCCGCATCGAGGACGACGAGACGGACCCCGAGTACGTGCTGGCGATGTTCCCCTACACGTCGGGGAACCTGCACATGGGCCACGTGCGGAACTACACGATCACGGACGCCTACGCCCGCTTCGAGCGGATGCGCGGCGAGTCGGTCCTCCACCCGATGGGCTGGGACTCCTTCGGCCTGCCCGCGGAGAACGCCGCGGAGGAGCGGGACACGAACCCGCGGGACTGGACGCTGTCCTGCATCGACTCGATGAAGGAGCAGTTGAACCGGATGGGCTTCGGGTACGACTGGGAGCGGGAAGTCACGACCTGCGACCCGGACTACTACCGCTGGAACCAGTGGTTCTTCCAGCGCTTCCGCGAGGAGGGGCTGGTCGACCGCCGCGCCGAGGAGATCAACTGGTGTCCCTCCTGTGAAACCGTGCTCGCCGACGAGCAGGTCGAGACGCCCGACGGCGACGCCGGCAGCGGCGAGGGCGGCGTCACCGGCGAGGGGATCTGCTGGCGCTGTGACTCCGTCGTCGAGACCCGCGAACTGGACCAGTGGGTGTTTACGATCACGGACTACGCCGACGAGCTGCTCGAAGCGCTGGACGACCTCGACGGCTGGCCGAACAACGTCCGCGAGATGCAGCGCAACTGGATCGGGCGCCAGGAGGGCGACTCGGTCGAGTTCGAGCTGACGACCGGCGATTCGGTCGAGATCTTCACCACCCGGCTGGACACGATCCACGGCGCGACCTTCTTCGCGATGAGCCCCGGCCACGAGGTCGCCCAGCGGATGGCAGAGAACCCCGAGGAGTACCCGGAGGTCGCCGAGTACGTCGAACGCGCCGAGGCGCTGGGCGACGACGAGGAGCTGCCGGAGACCTCCGGCGCCTTCACCGGTGAGTTCGCGACGAACCCCGCGACGGGCGAGGAGATCCCGGTCTACGTCGCGGACTACGTCCTCGAGGACGTCGGCACCGGCGCGCTCTACGCGGTCCCGGCCCACGACGACCGCGACCACGCGTTCGCGGAGGAACACGAGATTCCGATCCAGCAGGTCGTGGAGCCCGCGGCGGACGCCGATGCGGATCCGGAATCCATCGACGTGCAGGAAGCGGCCTACACGCCGGATGGAATCCTGATCAACTCCGGCGAGTACGACGGCCTGGAGAGCGCGGCGGCTCGCGAGGAGTTCGTCGACGTGTTCGACGGCGAGCACCGGGTCGAGTTCCGCCTGCGCGACTGGCTGATCTCCCGGCAGCGCTACTGGGGCACGCCGATCCCGATGATCGACTGCGAGGACTGCGGGTACGTTCCGGTCCCCGAAGACGACCTGCCCGTCGAGCTGCCGGAGTTCGTCCACACCACCGGCAATCCGCTGGACGCCGCGGAGGACTGGAAGCACGTCGACTGTCCGGAGTGTGGCGGCGACGCCGTCCGCGAGACGGACACGATGGACACGTTCGTCGACTCCTCGTGGTACTTCCTGCGCTACTGCTCGCCGGACCTCGACGACGCGCCCTTCGACCACGACCGGGCCAGCGACTGGATGCCCGTCGACCAGTACGTCGGCGGCATCGAGCACGCCGTCATGCACCTGCTGTACGCCCGCTTCTTCACGAAGATGCTCGACGATATGGACCTGCTGTCGGGCACGCGCGAGCCCTTCACCAACCTGACGAACCAGGGAATGGTGCTCGGCGAGGACGGCAACAAGATGTCCAAGAGCCGTGGGAACGGCGTCTCGCCCCAGCGGATGATCGACGAGTACGGCGCCGACACCGCCCGGCTGTTCACGATGGAGGCCGCCCAGCCCCAGAAGGAGTTCGCCTGGAGCCCCGAGGGCGTCGAGTCCGCCCACCAGTACCTTCAGGGCGTCTACGACCTGGCGACCCGCGTCGAGGAGGGCGCCTTCGAGGATAGCGCCGACGGCGATGGCGAGGGCGTCGCTGCGTACGTCGAGCGAGAGACCGACGCGACCGTCGCCACCGCCACCGAGGAGTACGAGGCGTTCCGATTCAACCACGCCCTGCAGTCGACGCGGGAACTCGTCTCCCTGCTGCGCCGGTACGCCGACCGCGACGACGCCACCCAGGAGCCGATCGAGCGCGGGATCGACACGGTCGCGCGCATCCTCGGCCCCGTCGCGCCCCACGTCACCGAGGAGATCTGGTCGCTGCTCGATCGGGACGGCCTGCTCGCCGAGGCTTCCTGGCCGGACGCCGAGCCCCCGGCGGACTACGAGATCGAGGCTCGACTCGTCGAGAACACCCGCGAGGACGTCCGGGACATCGTCGACGTCGCCGACATCGAGGATCCCCAGCGGATCGAGGTGGCCGTCGCGCCCCAGTGGAAGCACGACGCCATCGAGATCGCCACGAACGCAGACGGCGACGTCGTCGGCGCCGTGATGAGCGACGAGGACCTCCAGCGCCACGGCAACGAGGCCGCCGACTTCGCGAAGGACCTCGCCGGCAACGCCGAGGCCATCGACGAACAGCTCTCGCCCGAGGGCGAACTGGCCGCGCTGGAGCGGGCCGCGTGGCTGCTGCGCGACGAGTTCGGTGCCGACGTGGAGATCCTGTCGGCGGCGGACGCCGACGACGACCTCGCGTCGAAGGCCGAACCCGGTCGGCCCGCGATCCACATCGAGGAGTAG
- a CDS encoding alanine dehydrogenase yields MQTLLLDSDAVAANAQMPDVIPAVEEAFAADDRGDVQMPAKSYIELEQYNGDFRSMPAYLDVTGSATAEEWDAAAVKWVNVHPDNPSDHDLPTVMGTLIYSDPETAYPLAIMDGTELTLQRTGAAAAVATDHLAIEGATSLGIVGAGVQSYSQLEAIAEIRPIETVVVSDVDDARVAAFVEAFGDQFDVRGGSIEEAASCDVLSTVTPVREPIVPREALGEHTHVNAIGADAAGKQEHEAQTLLDAKVVIDDYEQCTHSGEINVPWASGEFGEDDLYGELGAIVTGHVEGRTADDGITLFDSTGLAIQDVAAAHVVYERATADGEGTPFDLLGLD; encoded by the coding sequence ATGCAGACGCTCCTACTGGACAGCGACGCGGTCGCGGCAAACGCGCAGATGCCGGACGTGATCCCGGCGGTGGAGGAGGCGTTCGCCGCGGACGATCGCGGCGACGTGCAGATGCCCGCGAAGTCCTACATCGAACTCGAGCAGTACAACGGCGACTTCCGCTCGATGCCGGCCTACCTCGACGTCACGGGCTCGGCGACGGCCGAAGAGTGGGACGCCGCGGCGGTCAAGTGGGTCAACGTCCACCCGGACAACCCATCGGACCACGATCTTCCCACTGTGATGGGGACGCTGATCTACTCCGATCCCGAGACCGCGTACCCGCTGGCGATCATGGACGGGACGGAGCTGACCCTCCAGCGGACGGGCGCGGCTGCGGCGGTGGCGACCGACCACCTCGCGATCGAGGGCGCGACCTCGCTTGGGATCGTCGGCGCCGGCGTGCAGTCCTACTCGCAACTCGAGGCGATCGCCGAGATTCGGCCGATCGAGACGGTCGTCGTCTCGGACGTCGACGACGCACGGGTGGCGGCGTTCGTGGAGGCCTTCGGCGACCAGTTCGACGTCCGCGGCGGCTCGATCGAGGAGGCCGCCAGCTGCGACGTGCTCTCGACGGTGACGCCGGTGCGCGAGCCGATCGTCCCCCGCGAGGCGCTCGGCGAGCACACCCACGTCAATGCGATCGGCGCGGACGCGGCGGGCAAGCAAGAGCACGAAGCGCAGACGCTGCTCGACGCCAAGGTCGTGATCGACGACTACGAGCAGTGCACCCACTCCGGCGAGATCAACGTACCCTGGGCCAGCGGCGAGTTCGGCGAGGACGATCTCTACGGCGAGCTGGGGGCGATCGTCACCGGGCACGTCGAGGGACGAACGGCGGACGATGGGATCACGCTGTTCGATTCTACTGGGCTGGCGATTCAGGACGTGGCTGCGGCGCACGTCGTCTACGAGCGGGCGACGGCCGATGGCGAGGGGACGCCGTTCGACCTGCTCGGGCTGGACTGA